In the Maribacter sp. MJ134 genome, one interval contains:
- a CDS encoding PspC domain-containing protein encodes MNALYNLLHYLQKRGFEVCRRIAERLGIRARVVRTSFIYLTFVTLGFGFALYLFLAFWLKIKDLVYTKRTSVFDL; translated from the coding sequence ATGAATGCCTTATATAATTTGTTGCATTACCTTCAAAAGAGAGGTTTTGAGGTTTGTAGGAGAATTGCAGAACGTTTAGGTATTCGCGCCCGTGTTGTTCGTACTTCATTTATTTACCTTACGTTCGTAACCCTAGGATTTGGTTTTGCGCTTTATCTTTTTTTGGCCTTTTGGCTTAAGATAAAAGATTTGGTGTATACAAAGAGGACCTCTGTTTTTGATTTGTAA
- the rpsU gene encoding 30S ribosomal protein S21 yields MLIIPVKEGENIDRALKRFKRKFDKTGTMRQLRKRQQFTKPSVERRAQIQKAQYIQGLRDQEEI; encoded by the coding sequence ATGTTAATAATACCGGTAAAAGAAGGAGAAAACATAGATAGAGCTTTAAAGCGCTTTAAGCGAAAGTTCGATAAGACAGGTACAATGAGACAGTTGCGTAAAAGGCAGCAGTTCACGAAACCTTCTGTAGAGCGCAGAGCGCAGATACAAAAAGCACAGTACATTCAAGGTCTCAGAGATCAAGAAGAAATTTAG
- a CDS encoding DUF2851 family protein, protein MKEDLLHFIWKYKKYPNAGLRTTSGNTVLIKSAGVHNKLSGPDFFNASVEIDGQLWAGNVEIHIKSSDWYAHNHEKDANYNNVILHVVWEDDIAVFRADGSEIPTLELRNYIPNELLVNYKRLFEGTKNRTINCQYGINAVSDFTIHNWLERLYFERLEKKSLVISKLLEDSKNDWEKVLFVLLFKNFGSKINGTHFFEIAENLDFSIVRKLYNKPHELESLLFGLAGLLINENEMEPYQKELKQSFDFLVHKYELSAEISKKAEFFKLRPLNFPTIRISQFAALYASNNQLFQDLMQLEGRDLYELFNVKASIYWDTHYTFGKTSNNRVKKISKKFIDLLIINTVMPLKFCYQKHNGIPLSDSFTKSIERIDKEGNSIVQIFLDLGVTVKSAKDTQALLELYNNYCEKNNCLQCAVGTELLTLKH, encoded by the coding sequence ATGAAAGAAGACCTTCTTCACTTTATATGGAAGTATAAAAAATATCCAAATGCCGGGTTAAGGACAACATCCGGGAACACCGTTTTAATTAAATCCGCTGGCGTACATAATAAGTTAAGCGGTCCGGACTTCTTCAATGCCAGTGTGGAAATTGATGGGCAACTTTGGGCCGGTAATGTAGAAATTCATATAAAATCTTCAGATTGGTACGCCCATAACCATGAAAAAGACGCTAATTATAATAATGTTATTCTCCATGTGGTCTGGGAAGATGATATTGCGGTCTTTAGGGCAGATGGATCTGAAATACCCACCCTTGAGCTCCGTAATTATATTCCGAACGAGTTATTGGTCAACTATAAGAGGTTATTTGAAGGAACCAAGAATAGAACAATTAACTGCCAATATGGTATAAATGCGGTTTCTGATTTTACTATTCATAATTGGTTGGAAAGATTATATTTTGAAAGGTTGGAAAAAAAGTCCCTCGTAATCTCTAAACTTTTAGAGGATTCAAAGAACGATTGGGAAAAAGTACTTTTTGTACTTCTATTTAAGAATTTCGGGTCTAAAATAAATGGGACTCATTTCTTTGAAATAGCCGAGAACTTAGATTTTTCAATAGTTCGCAAACTTTACAACAAGCCCCATGAGCTAGAAAGTTTACTTTTTGGACTAGCGGGATTGCTTATCAATGAAAACGAAATGGAGCCCTATCAAAAGGAACTTAAGCAGTCCTTTGACTTTTTAGTCCATAAATACGAACTATCAGCAGAAATATCAAAAAAAGCAGAATTCTTCAAATTAAGACCGCTCAATTTCCCTACGATAAGAATCTCCCAGTTTGCAGCTTTGTATGCTTCGAACAATCAACTATTTCAGGATTTGATGCAATTGGAGGGAAGGGATCTCTATGAGCTGTTCAATGTTAAGGCAAGTATTTATTGGGATACACATTATACGTTTGGAAAAACTTCGAATAATCGGGTAAAGAAAATTTCAAAAAAGTTTATTGATCTTTTAATAATCAATACGGTAATGCCTTTAAAATTCTGCTATCAAAAGCATAATGGAATTCCCTTGTCGGATTCCTTTACAAAGAGCATAGAACGCATAGACAAAGAAGGTAACTCAATCGTGCAAATTTTTTTAGATTTAGGAGTTACTGTAAAAAGTGCAAAAGATACACAGGCGCTGCTTGAGCTCTACAATAATTATTGCGAAAAAAACAATTGTCTACAATGTGCCGTTGGCACGGAGTTATTAACTTTAAAGCATTAA
- a CDS encoding alanine/glycine:cation symporter family protein, with protein MKYRLLTFLTLLVPFITFSQEKGLDEIVNDAFMPFATWWENTVLTSIPIAGYDIPIVLILLILGATFFTIYFKFPGITKFPLAINVVRGKYEEIEKYGLEKVEMHMTEDGDIPDTIRDESEEGEVSHFQALATAVSGTVGLGNIAGVAVAIALGGPGATFWMIVCGLIGMSTKFVECTLGVKYRDVGPDGTVYGGPMYYLSKGLSENNFKILGKVLAAIFAILCVGASFGGGNAFQSNQAAVQLTTMLNLEGGATGVIIGVILAILVGIVIIGGIKKIASVTEKIVPFMAGIYVLASLVIIFANIKYIGDAFGMIFAGAFAPDAAIGGIVGVIIVGFQRAAFSNEAGAGSAAIAHSAVKTRYPASEGIVALLEPFIDTVVICTMTALVIIFFNMDAGAFDYGNGVGSTVLLNDTGAYVGGVDLTSMAYDSVIPGFRYVLTIAIILFAFSTMISWSYYGLQSWKYLFGRGKTADIVYKVMFLLFVVIGAAATLDAVIKFSDAMILALVFPNMIGLLILFPKVKKSLSRYIDAIKKVY; from the coding sequence ATGAAGTATAGACTTCTAACTTTTCTTACCCTATTAGTTCCATTTATCACTTTTTCACAAGAGAAGGGGTTAGATGAAATAGTGAACGATGCCTTTATGCCTTTTGCGACATGGTGGGAAAACACGGTCTTAACATCTATCCCTATTGCAGGATATGATATTCCTATTGTATTGATACTTCTTATTTTGGGTGCTACCTTTTTTACCATCTATTTTAAATTTCCCGGGATTACCAAATTTCCTTTAGCCATTAATGTCGTTAGAGGTAAATATGAAGAGATTGAAAAATATGGTCTCGAGAAGGTAGAAATGCACATGACGGAGGATGGCGATATCCCCGATACTATTAGGGATGAGAGTGAAGAGGGTGAAGTGAGTCATTTCCAAGCATTGGCCACAGCTGTTTCTGGAACAGTTGGTCTAGGTAATATTGCAGGTGTCGCGGTAGCCATCGCATTAGGCGGACCGGGAGCCACCTTTTGGATGATAGTTTGTGGTTTGATCGGTATGTCTACCAAGTTCGTAGAATGTACGCTTGGAGTTAAATACCGCGATGTTGGTCCGGACGGAACCGTATACGGAGGTCCTATGTATTACTTGTCCAAAGGTTTAAGTGAGAATAATTTCAAGATTTTAGGAAAAGTTCTTGCGGCCATTTTTGCAATCTTATGTGTTGGTGCTTCTTTTGGTGGTGGTAATGCATTTCAATCCAACCAAGCGGCAGTACAACTTACTACCATGTTAAACTTAGAAGGAGGTGCCACGGGAGTTATCATCGGTGTAATTCTTGCTATTCTAGTGGGTATCGTTATCATTGGTGGAATTAAGAAAATTGCCAGTGTAACCGAGAAAATAGTGCCATTTATGGCCGGTATTTATGTATTGGCTTCCTTGGTTATCATCTTTGCGAATATCAAATATATAGGAGATGCTTTTGGTATGATTTTCGCCGGCGCTTTTGCTCCAGACGCCGCGATTGGTGGTATTGTAGGTGTAATTATTGTCGGTTTTCAAAGAGCTGCCTTTTCCAATGAAGCGGGCGCGGGTTCTGCCGCTATTGCGCATTCTGCCGTTAAAACAAGATACCCTGCAAGTGAAGGAATCGTTGCTTTATTAGAGCCTTTTATAGATACCGTTGTTATTTGTACCATGACTGCCTTAGTGATCATATTCTTTAACATGGATGCCGGTGCTTTTGATTACGGCAACGGTGTAGGTAGTACGGTGTTGCTTAATGATACCGGAGCATACGTTGGTGGTGTAGATTTAACCTCAATGGCCTATGACTCCGTTATTCCCGGGTTTAGATATGTCTTGACGATTGCGATTATATTGTTTGCTTTTTCTACAATGATATCATGGTCTTATTACGGACTTCAATCCTGGAAATATCTTTTTGGTAGAGGTAAAACAGCTGATATCGTTTATAAAGTAATGTTCTTATTATTTGTTGTGATTGGAGCTGCCGCAACGTTAGACGCGGTCATCAAGTTTTCTGATGCAATGATTCTTGCCTTGGTTTTTCCTAATATGATAGGCTTACTTATCCTTTTCCCTAAGGTGAAGAAGAGTCTTAGCAGGTATATTGATGCCATAAAAAAGGTGTACTAA
- a CDS encoding ComEA family DNA-binding protein has translation MKNFKSHFKFSKQERSGILFLLLILVAVQVIRFFIDKSNANGDSLLVPDAKTQAEIDELKKNQLEKDSITLYPFNPNFITDYKGYTLGMSLEEIDRLHQFRATKKFVNTKEEFQKVTLVSDSLLHQISPYFKFPDWVTQGKSYQNNKKSFQNKSSNPVVPIQKIIKKDLNSATALELRKINGIGEKLSARIIKFRDRLGGFLVREQLYDVYGLETDVVDRAFEIFEVQNPPDIDKIPVNSASVEELAKLVYISRSVAQRIVDYRDINGSINSFDELSRIEDFPANKVQRIALYLSLKK, from the coding sequence TTGAAAAATTTTAAATCCCACTTTAAGTTCAGTAAACAGGAACGAAGTGGGATTTTATTTTTGCTGTTAATTTTAGTAGCTGTTCAGGTAATTCGTTTCTTTATTGATAAATCTAATGCTAACGGGGATTCTTTGTTAGTTCCTGATGCTAAAACCCAAGCGGAGATAGACGAACTTAAAAAGAATCAACTTGAAAAAGATTCGATAACCTTGTATCCCTTTAACCCAAATTTTATTACAGATTACAAGGGATACACTTTGGGGATGTCCTTGGAAGAAATTGACCGTTTACATCAATTTAGGGCAACCAAAAAATTTGTAAACACTAAAGAGGAGTTTCAAAAAGTAACATTGGTATCAGACTCGTTATTACACCAAATTTCTCCTTATTTCAAATTCCCTGATTGGGTAACTCAAGGGAAATCATATCAGAACAATAAGAAATCGTTTCAAAATAAATCAAGTAATCCGGTCGTGCCGATTCAAAAAATTATTAAAAAGGATTTGAACAGCGCAACGGCACTGGAGCTTAGAAAAATTAATGGTATTGGTGAAAAACTCTCCGCAAGGATTATTAAATTCAGAGATAGACTTGGAGGTTTTTTGGTAAGGGAACAATTATATGATGTTTATGGTCTTGAAACGGATGTAGTGGACAGGGCATTTGAGATTTTTGAGGTTCAAAATCCACCGGATATCGATAAAATCCCCGTTAATTCGGCGTCCGTTGAAGAACTGGCCAAACTGGTCTATATATCGCGAAGTGTTGCGCAACGTATCGTCGACTATAGGGATATCAACGGAAGTATCAATTCCTTTGACGAATTGTCAAGAATCGAGGATTTTCCGGCTAATAAAGTTCAGAGAATTGCCCTATATTTGTCCCTCAAAAAATAA
- a CDS encoding MarR family winged helix-turn-helix transcriptional regulator — translation MNVEEVIKTKTEIPLKKRTLIHLSLVQNKVNDQISCFLKPFEISLQQFNVLRILRGQKGKPANLSTINERMVTKMSNTTRLVDKLILKGYVIRSVCQHNRRKVEIKITTEGLNFLNEIDGMLFEKEEQILNNFSESELEQLNRLLDKF, via the coding sequence ATGAATGTAGAGGAGGTCATAAAAACGAAAACAGAGATTCCGTTAAAAAAGCGGACGCTTATTCACCTTTCCCTGGTTCAGAACAAAGTGAACGACCAAATTTCCTGCTTTCTTAAACCTTTTGAAATCTCTTTACAACAGTTCAACGTACTAAGAATATTAAGAGGTCAGAAAGGGAAACCAGCTAACCTATCCACCATAAACGAGCGTATGGTAACCAAAATGAGTAATACCACACGCTTAGTAGATAAACTTATTTTAAAGGGATATGTAATTAGAAGCGTTTGCCAACACAATCGTAGAAAAGTTGAAATAAAGATAACTACTGAAGGTCTAAATTTCCTAAATGAAATTGATGGCATGTTATTTGAAAAGGAAGAACAAATTCTAAATAACTTTTCTGAATCAGAACTAGAACAATTAAATAGATTATTAGATAAATTTTAA
- the hpf gene encoding ribosome hibernation-promoting factor, HPF/YfiA family: MKVNTQSVNFNADVKLINFLQNRLDKLETFYDKVISSDVYLKVENTSAKENKVVEIKLNIPRDKYMVKKQCKSFEEAVDSACNSLERKLIKRKQKLRLQT; the protein is encoded by the coding sequence ATGAAAGTAAACACACAATCGGTAAATTTTAATGCAGACGTAAAACTGATAAACTTCTTGCAAAATCGTCTTGATAAGCTAGAGACTTTTTATGACAAAGTAATTAGCTCGGACGTTTATCTAAAGGTAGAGAATACAAGTGCAAAGGAGAATAAGGTAGTTGAGATAAAACTTAACATACCCCGGGATAAATACATGGTAAAAAAACAATGCAAGTCCTTTGAAGAAGCTGTGGATTCTGCCTGTAACTCATTAGAAAGAAAGTTGATAAAACGAAAGCAAAAATTACGTTTACAAACATGA
- a CDS encoding potassium channel family protein → MIKLFRSKIYIALVLMLLVLFFGVLGYRFISDYSWIDAFYMTIITVTTVGFSEVRPMGPEGKIFTVLLIITSVFIVGFAISVITEYILSRNSLELLKKKRVKNTIEKLSDHVVVCGFGRNGMQSAERLKAYKTPFVVIEKDRELIDKHDAEILFIEGDANDDEVLLEAGITRARFLITALPDDATNLFVVLSARQLNEKLFIISRASLVNSQKKLVLAGANKVIMPDKIGGDHMASLVVMPDLITFMDKLSMEGGDTTNLEEVAIEDFADQVDCNSLRDLDLRKKTGCTIIGYIAPDGEYIINPEADLKLQPKSKVIVLGRPEQIKRLNEMFHIA, encoded by the coding sequence ATGATTAAATTATTCCGTTCAAAAATATATATAGCGTTGGTTCTAATGCTACTGGTACTCTTTTTTGGGGTACTGGGATACCGCTTTATTTCTGATTATTCTTGGATAGACGCTTTCTACATGACCATAATTACGGTAACCACAGTAGGTTTTTCTGAGGTACGCCCAATGGGGCCAGAGGGCAAGATATTTACCGTTTTACTTATTATCACCAGTGTATTTATAGTAGGTTTTGCAATATCGGTTATCACGGAGTATATTTTAAGTAGAAATTCCTTAGAACTTTTAAAAAAGAAAAGAGTGAAAAATACCATTGAAAAACTATCTGACCATGTTGTGGTATGTGGATTTGGCCGTAACGGAATGCAGTCCGCAGAACGTTTAAAAGCTTACAAAACACCATTTGTCGTTATAGAAAAAGACAGGGAACTCATAGATAAGCATGATGCCGAAATTCTTTTCATAGAGGGCGATGCAAATGATGATGAGGTTCTGCTGGAGGCAGGAATAACCAGGGCACGATTTTTAATCACCGCCTTACCGGACGATGCCACCAACTTGTTTGTCGTATTATCTGCCAGACAACTCAATGAAAAGTTGTTCATTATAAGCCGGGCATCCTTAGTGAATTCTCAAAAAAAATTGGTCTTGGCCGGAGCGAATAAAGTAATTATGCCAGATAAGATAGGTGGTGATCATATGGCCTCTTTGGTCGTAATGCCAGATTTAATAACCTTCATGGACAAACTTTCTATGGAAGGTGGGGACACCACTAATTTGGAGGAAGTGGCCATAGAGGATTTCGCAGATCAGGTAGATTGTAATTCGTTGAGGGATTTGGATTTGCGTAAGAAGACGGGTTGTACCATTATAGGTTATATTGCTCCCGATGGTGAGTATATCATTAACCCTGAGGCAGATTTAAAATTGCAACCAAAAAGTAAAGTAATTGTTCTAGGTAGGCCCGAACAGATTAAAAGATTGAACGAGATGTTTCACATAGCCTAG
- a CDS encoding NAD(P)H-dependent oxidoreductase, with amino-acid sequence MNNTLENRKWRYATKKFDSSKKISDENLEILLEATQLSASSYGLQPYHVFVITDAAIREQLKPVSWGQSQITDASHLLVFANQSDFGGELVDDYLKNVSETRNIPSEELKAYGEFAKSKLLDLPSSSKETWTAKQAYIALGNVMQAAAELKIDTCPMEGFDAEAYNKILNLNGKNLNTAVVLPIGYRSAEDETQHYAKVRKSKQTLFTHI; translated from the coding sequence ATGAACAACACCTTAGAAAATAGAAAATGGCGTTATGCCACCAAAAAATTTGATAGCTCAAAAAAGATTTCAGATGAAAATCTAGAAATACTACTAGAAGCCACACAGCTTAGCGCTTCTTCCTATGGCCTGCAACCCTATCATGTTTTCGTTATTACAGATGCAGCTATAAGAGAACAATTAAAACCTGTTTCCTGGGGACAATCTCAAATTACGGATGCCTCTCACCTACTTGTATTTGCAAATCAATCCGATTTTGGTGGAGAATTGGTCGATGATTATTTAAAAAATGTATCGGAAACCCGCAATATCCCGAGTGAAGAGCTGAAAGCCTACGGTGAATTCGCAAAATCCAAATTATTGGATCTGCCTTCATCTTCTAAAGAAACTTGGACCGCAAAACAGGCTTACATTGCTTTGGGAAATGTAATGCAAGCGGCGGCAGAATTAAAAATCGATACCTGCCCTATGGAAGGGTTCGATGCCGAGGCTTACAATAAAATTCTAAATCTTAACGGTAAAAACCTGAACACGGCTGTTGTGCTCCCTATAGGATACCGATCAGCAGAAGACGAAACCCAGCATTATGCAAAGGTCCGCAAATCAAAACAAACTTTATTTACACATATATAA
- a CDS encoding rhodanese-like domain-containing protein — MADLSQEEWASKLEKDSNAFILDVRTEEELEDGIIPKAENIDIYLGQEFMNQLEKLDKSKNYYVYCRSGNRSGQACAIMNSIGFENTYNLEGGFMNWEGDIQE, encoded by the coding sequence ATGGCAGATTTATCACAAGAAGAATGGGCATCCAAATTGGAGAAGGATTCTAATGCCTTTATCTTGGACGTTAGGACCGAAGAGGAGTTAGAGGATGGAATAATTCCTAAAGCTGAAAATATTGATATCTATTTGGGGCAAGAGTTTATGAACCAATTGGAAAAACTGGACAAGTCAAAAAATTATTATGTGTATTGCAGATCAGGAAACCGGAGCGGACAGGCCTGCGCTATCATGAACAGTATTGGTTTTGAAAACACGTATAATCTTGAAGGTGGTTTTATGAACTGGGAAGGTGATATTCAGGAATAG
- a CDS encoding acyl-CoA dehydrogenase family protein, which produces MQSMYFTEEHQLFRQSLKDFLQKEVVPHIDKWEETGTIDKFIWEKFGEMGYFGLATPEKDGGLDVDLFYTVILLEELQKINSGGFAAAIWAHTYLAMTHLNKEADEAIKKKYLEPSVAGKMVGCLCVTEPFGGSDVAGMRSTAVKKGDSYILNGSKTFITNGVYADYMIVAAKTDPTLGNKGISIFVVDRQSKGVTANKLNKLGWRASDTAELAFDNVIVPASNLMGEENKGFSYIMEHFALERLIMGINAHARSEFALEYALQYMSEREAFGKRINTFQALRHRIADLYADIDMCKEYNYSVAYRLDKGEYVVKEATISKLKSTKIADEVAYECLQFLGGYGYVEDYPMARLFRDSRLGPIGGGTSEILREIIAKMVIDKKDYKPATN; this is translated from the coding sequence ATGCAAAGTATGTACTTCACTGAAGAACATCAATTATTTCGACAAAGTCTCAAAGATTTTTTGCAAAAAGAAGTAGTTCCCCACATAGATAAATGGGAAGAAACCGGTACTATAGATAAGTTCATTTGGGAGAAGTTTGGAGAGATGGGCTATTTTGGTCTGGCTACTCCGGAGAAAGATGGGGGTTTAGATGTAGACTTGTTCTATACCGTAATTTTATTGGAAGAGCTTCAAAAAATAAACTCGGGTGGTTTTGCGGCAGCTATTTGGGCACATACCTATTTGGCGATGACCCATCTCAATAAAGAGGCAGATGAAGCTATTAAGAAAAAATATCTAGAACCAAGTGTAGCAGGTAAAATGGTGGGCTGTTTATGTGTTACAGAGCCATTTGGAGGCAGTGACGTGGCAGGTATGCGCAGTACGGCCGTTAAAAAGGGCGATTCTTATATCCTCAATGGCTCAAAGACTTTTATCACAAACGGTGTCTATGCAGATTACATGATCGTAGCGGCAAAAACAGATCCGACTTTGGGGAATAAGGGTATCAGTATTTTTGTTGTGGATAGACAGAGTAAAGGTGTTACTGCCAATAAACTGAATAAATTAGGTTGGCGAGCATCGGATACCGCAGAGCTTGCTTTTGACAATGTTATAGTGCCCGCTTCAAATCTAATGGGAGAGGAGAACAAGGGTTTCTCCTACATTATGGAGCATTTTGCTCTGGAGCGTTTAATAATGGGGATTAATGCACACGCAAGATCAGAATTTGCGCTGGAATATGCATTGCAATACATGTCAGAAAGAGAAGCTTTTGGAAAACGGATAAATACTTTTCAAGCGTTGCGCCATCGTATCGCGGATCTTTATGCGGATATTGATATGTGTAAAGAGTACAACTACTCCGTGGCCTACAGGCTGGACAAAGGTGAATATGTAGTAAAGGAAGCGACTATTTCTAAATTGAAATCGACTAAAATTGCGGATGAGGTCGCCTATGAGTGCTTACAGTTCTTAGGGGGTTACGGCTACGTAGAGGATTATCCTATGGCTAGATTATTTAGAGATAGTAGACTTGGGCCTATTGGTGGTGGCACTTCTGAAATTTTAAGGGAAATTATCGCCAAAATGGTAATTGACAAAAAAGACTACAAACCTGCTACGAACTGA
- a CDS encoding tyrosine-type recombinase/integrase, producing the protein MALDKFISYITLEKNYSSHTANAYRSDIETFTSFCESEFEIVQIEEIPYSIIRSWVVALSEAGLSNRSINRKLASLKAYYKFLQKIGEIASSPLAKHKALKTSKKIEIPFSETEMESVLSKIIYPETFEGKRDNLIINILYTTGMRRAELINLKLTDLDLERKTIKVLGKRNKERIIPMLTETRDYFLSYEAERSKLAEINDPQFIFLSKSGNKIYETLVYRIINKYFREVSSKVKQSPHILRHTFATHLLNKGADLNAVKELLGHSSLASTQVYTHNSIAELKKVHATAHPRGGK; encoded by the coding sequence ATGGCTCTGGATAAATTTATTTCCTATATCACTTTAGAAAAGAACTACTCTTCACATACTGCGAATGCATATCGATCCGATATTGAAACGTTCACTTCCTTTTGTGAATCTGAGTTTGAAATAGTGCAAATTGAAGAAATACCCTATTCAATAATCAGGAGTTGGGTAGTTGCGTTATCTGAAGCCGGTTTGTCTAACCGGTCCATTAATAGAAAATTGGCATCACTCAAAGCCTATTATAAGTTTCTACAGAAGATAGGGGAGATCGCTTCAAGTCCGTTGGCGAAACATAAAGCGCTTAAAACTTCGAAAAAAATCGAGATACCTTTTTCGGAAACGGAAATGGAATCGGTCTTGTCCAAGATTATATACCCTGAGACTTTTGAAGGAAAAAGGGATAATCTTATAATTAATATACTCTATACAACGGGTATGAGAAGGGCGGAGCTTATCAATCTAAAATTGACGGACCTTGATCTGGAACGTAAGACGATTAAGGTTCTTGGGAAAAGAAACAAGGAACGAATCATTCCCATGCTTACCGAAACAAGAGACTATTTTTTGTCCTATGAGGCCGAGCGGTCTAAGTTGGCAGAAATCAATGACCCCCAATTTATTTTCTTGTCCAAATCTGGAAATAAAATATATGAGACCCTTGTTTATAGGATAATAAATAAGTATTTTAGAGAGGTTTCCTCTAAGGTAAAGCAGAGTCCACATATTCTTAGGCATACCTTTGCGACCCATTTGTTGAACAAGGGGGCGGATTTAAACGCTGTCAAGGAATTATTGGGTCACTCAAGTTTGGCTTCAACACAGGTTTATACGCACAACAGTATAGCAGAGTTAAAAAAAGTACATGCTACGGCTCATCCTCGGGGAGGCAAATAA
- a CDS encoding YceI family protein encodes MKKTVFSIALALVFGFSATATTPVDGEKKEVNVSQSTVTWKGYKVTGSHEGKINLKSGFLLMEGEKLTGGEFVVDMTSITNTDMTAGNGKEKLEGHLKSDDFFGVANHPTAKLVFTSVKPFDKNSKSYSVSGDLTIKGITKPVTLVVSMFENKATATIKVDRSKFDVRYGSGSFFDDLGDKAIYDEFDLVVDLAL; translated from the coding sequence ATGAAAAAAACAGTATTTAGCATAGCATTAGCGCTAGTTTTCGGATTTTCCGCCACTGCGACAACACCAGTGGATGGCGAAAAAAAAGAAGTAAACGTCTCACAAAGTACGGTGACTTGGAAAGGGTATAAAGTTACAGGTTCACACGAAGGTAAAATCAATCTTAAGTCAGGCTTTTTGTTGATGGAAGGTGAAAAGCTTACCGGAGGCGAATTTGTTGTGGACATGACAAGCATTACCAACACGGATATGACAGCAGGTAACGGAAAAGAGAAGCTAGAAGGCCATTTGAAGTCTGATGATTTCTTCGGGGTAGCAAATCACCCGACCGCTAAATTGGTTTTTACTTCCGTAAAGCCTTTTGATAAAAATTCAAAGTCCTATAGCGTCTCTGGAGACCTGACCATAAAAGGAATTACAAAGCCCGTGACCTTAGTGGTATCCATGTTCGAAAACAAAGCTACGGCAACAATTAAGGTAGACCGTTCTAAATTTGACGTGAGATATGGTTCTGGTAGCTTTTTTGATGATTTAGGAGATAAAGCTATTTATGACGAGTTCGATTTAGTGGTAGACCTCGCGCTATAA